tagtaagatttgatttatattatttaaattttaaaatttattttttaaattaaattatattatggaAACACTTTAAAAAATGTGTTCTACACATGACCGGCTTTAGAATAAAATTCTTCTCTGCTTTTATGGATCGGAAAATGATAAAGATAcacaaccattttctcaactatatatgttttaaagaatcgagattttgtaaaataacAGATACTtccattttaaaatcaaatggcTATTATGAAAGCATTGatttgcttatttatttatttatattttattttattttatgaataaatgGATGACTATACATCGATAATCAATTTTTAAGTTGTAGtaaatgaatttgattttaaaagcAACTCGTGCCCTAAAGACTCGGTATAGGTAGTATATATTataaggaaaaatctatttgtcatcctcacatttcacacaccacacttattttatttattttttcattttttctataataaatatgtagtgtgtggatgataaataaaataatttaattagtttaataagaataaaataaaataaaaaataaaaaaataaaaaataatattttaatatataaagtgtgtggtgtaggatgatgtgtagcatttcccaTATTATAAACATGTAAAATGAAGtacttacttatttttttttgaagtaaagATAGTATTCATTTCTAttcaaaagaattatatttCTCCCTCATCATAGAATTCATTATCTGTAAGGGACCTCTTCCATTCAAACATTCTCCTCGTTACAATTAAGTCCTAACTTTGCAAGTATATGAGCCGTGTTATTGGCTTTCCTGTATGTAAACTGTACAGACTATTGCGGTTTGTCACCCAACATCTAATGAAGTACTTACTTAAGTACTAGCACAagcatatatactatatactatatactaaacCCTCTCTCGGTGGATGTAGTATTTCTAATATAGAGCTCGGTCTCGCGAAgagcaaatttatttatttatttttttatattcttaaataattttttatttttaaaaaaattcacaacatcactaaaaatatatttccttaattatttagctaaaaaaaaaaaattcgggaCACAATCGGACTCTCTCTAGGTCGGTTtagtatttgttatatatatatatatgcatgtctgCAGGAATCGTACGTAGGTAGAGATATATTTAATGAACTGATCGAAGTGCTAATTATATAAACCGAAACCTTCAATATTACAACTGCAAggggaataatatatatatatatatacgcgtCCATGCACCATAATTTTTTCGTCTTTTTTGGTCCTAATTCGGCCTGAATATTGAGGTTCCTTGCCATTTGCTGGTATTCTTATCTCTTTCGCGCGCTGAAGTACCATTAGAGAGAATAAATGATAAAGCACGAAGGTTCAACTAAAGTGCAATCTGCATGACAATTGAGAGATTCCCTGTGGACCCAGTACTTCTTTCTGTGACGTGGTTTCTGTTTCCGTTGCATGGAAAAAGCCATGCATTCATGGACAAAAAGGGTTCAATTATTAACGTGTCCCACATCCTTCGTTAGAGAGGAGAAAAAacgagagagagggaaagaaggaaaacaaataaataatattactcaaaGGGTCATTCCAGAAACgtgcttattttatttcttaacgTCAACCTCTGCATTAGCTTAAAGGTCGAAACTCCCAACTAGATAGACATAATTATAGGCATAGATATTAGATGGATCACTCCTTACTACACTGAACAACATGAACAAGGTGAACCCGGCCAACAGCACAAAATGAGCATTAATACATCAAAGTCAGAAACTCGACGACGTCCTTCTTTGTATACCAAACCTTTCTTTATTTTGGCAATTAAATTCTTTTGCTTTCCTGCAAGAAAATGTTGATTTATGTCTTCAGGATCCATTTGTTTCAGAGAATTTAGAAGCATatcgaaaataaaatttttgaatatttatatGCAATGCAGCCAGTTGAATAAATGCAATATTTGCATGCAGATCATTGACGACGGACTAGAACTGTTGCTAGAATGGAACGCTGTAATTGGGTGCTTCGGAAAATTAGGAAATGTAAAGTTTCACGTATTGAGAAGCTTACCATGATGTTATCAGAGACATTCTCTAGTAGTGGTACGGAGGAGGCGGTGATGCATAGATGTACGGGTGCGGATGCGGCTTGGGAGCtggaggaggaggtggaggagACTTGTACTTGTAaggtggtgggtggtggtggtggtggtggggcTTGGGAGGTGGAGGGGGAGGAGACTTGTAAATGTAAGGTGGAGGGGGAGGAGACTTGTACTTGTAAGGTGGAGGGGGAGGAGACTTGTAAATGTAAGGTGgtagatggtggtggtggtggtggtggtggtggtggtggtggtggggcttgggaggtggaggtggaggagaCTTGTAAATGTAAGGTGGAGGGGGAGGAGACTTGTAAATGtaaggtggaggtggaggagaCTTGTACTTGTAAGGTGGTGGATGGTAGGGATGGGGCTtgggaggtggaggtggaggagaCTTGTAAATGtaaggtggaggtggaggagaCTTGTACTTGTAAGGTGGAGGGGGAGGAGACTTGTAAATGtaaggtggaggtggaggagaCTTGTACTTGTAAGGTGGTGGATGGTAGGGGTGGGGCTtgggaggtggaggtggaggagaCTTGTAAATGTAAGGTGGAGGGGGAGGAGACTTGTAAATGTAAGGTGGAGGGGGAGGAGACTTATACTTGtaagggggagggggaggagaCTTGTACTTGtaagggggagggggaggagaCTTGTACTTGtaagggggagggggaggagaTTTGTACTTGTATGGTGGTACTGGATGGTGTGGCGGATGTGGATGGTGTGGCGGATGTGGATGGTGAGGGGGATGGGGATGGTGTGGCGGATGTGGATAGAGAGGGGGAAGTGGATGGTGGGGCGGAAGGGGATGGTGCGGCGGAAGCGGATGATGGGGTGGGAGGGGATGGTGCGGCGGAAGCGGATGGTGGGGGGGGAGGGGATGGTGCGGCGGAAGCGGATGGTGGGGGGGGAGGGGATGGTGCGGCGGAAGCGGATGGTGTGGCGGATGGGGAGGTGGATGGTGTGGATAGATAGGAGGTGGGGATGGGTATGGATAATTATGTGCAGAAGTTTCAGATGGCAAGCTAAGAGAGACTATTGCTATTAAAGCAGCGAGAATGAGGGAGGCCATGGAAGACCCCATTTTTCCCATCTTCACTACAAAGTGGGGGTTTTGGTTCTGCCCCTAAGCAACGCCTTTGCTTGCTTTATATAGCTTTTGCCTTTACCTTTAGGTAGTACTGTTTACTTATCTTGGTAAAATATTATAGCATTCATCTTCATAGCCAGGTAAacgataagaaaattaaaaaaaaaaaaaatgaaaaagaaaaggctgTGTCGCCATATGCTTCGGGCTACATTATTGCAGAATGTCATCTAtcgatatataatatataatatatatatacatacatgtgTGTGTAAATTTGTCTGCTGATAGTTATTAATTATGACAGTgtagaaaattatatataataactttatataatattttcgcAATAATTTGGATTAAAATGGTCGAAAATAACAGGATGTTAAGCAGCTCTTTgtacccattatatatatatatataaagtagtgATGATTATTAAATGGCTTtcaccaataataatatttatttagcaAACTAACTAGAGAGATCAAACGTGTGGTTGCCTATCTACCTAACTAGTTTCCATGATTTTTTGGGCACAGAGAATCTCTGATCATCTGCTCTGTCATTTTCATGTTTTGCATGgcctcatatatataatattccaaatctaaaatcaatgaaaataaagTGCCCGTTTGCATGCTTGCTTTTAATAAGGAATATTATCCATAATAGTAGAGTGTATAAATAtcgtaaaattatttaaaaaaatagtaatattttattaaaaaattaaatttttcataacataaatcctatatttatttatatttttaaaaataattgcacATGAATATCACAACTATCATTTttatactttaatttgttactGTTTCTTCCACTTtctttaatgtttttatttttaaactcatATATATTATTGCGTGTAATGGTAACGGCTTGCTTGGGCATCAAAGATTCAACCAGCTGCAATGTATACAGGcaactctttatttattttatttgcatgtTCAAGATGAAACTTAAATCAGATAGCTCATGTTGTTTCAACCTGATAAAGTACTGCACGTATTAATGAACTCGACCTTGGGTGCCAGAAATTAGTAatgtagttttttatttttaaaagaaaaacttccTTTCACGTCATCATGCAGCAATTAATCATGTAGAGAAAAATGAAGTACTAATTGAGATAATGCAACACCCAAACCTTAAAttgatcaaaaagaaaaatgatatttataatcataaagTTTGTAAgtattgtgtaattattttttaaaaaaataagtaaatacgaaatttacatgaaaaaaaaataatgttttaatagtAACTCttactccttttaaaaaaattatacgatATTTGTACATTCTATGACgatatttagcattactcaaacaaaaaacatatgtaaggaatctgcaggagAATTAAGCATGTCATTTGAACTTGTACCAAACATATGATGACTCTTGATCTATATCTCTTTTTGTATATTCTTTAGCAtgcatttcaatttaaaataaaggataaaaaaattattttactccAAACTATCAAAATCAATAATTTGATATCTCCAACTAGCtatcaatttcttttaatttacatcCGATCGCTAAATATGACGAATAATATTTGACCTAAAAATCTAGACTTCATTAACTAAAGTTCCCTTCCTAAATTTAAGGAAAGTaacaaaactaagaaaaaaaaaatataataatcatatgtCACAATTAAtaatgaaaacaaaagaaagggcCATCCTAAATATTGTGGCACTCGTCGACCACCTTAACATGAGTCTCAAAACTAATTGTCCCAAAGGTCGCCACTCATGAAGATCACTTTTCCTGTAGTAAATGATGAGGGCCACCCCATGGTGACACTTTGGTGACCACCCACGTGTATGGAGTACtaaattgttaatttttgtcttttggtgtagttaaaaagttataattatagttataatttgGGGGTTTGGAAAAAACTTTCAATTCTCATGTCATAAAACGATGATCGATCAAGCTAATGATGTTTTTTTGCTTTTGGGGTCGGGCTAGTGTGCCGCCTGctgttactttttttatttttatttttttaaatatatttaaatatttttaataaaaaatatattaatacatttaaaattatatttacgcTTGAACGATATACTTAAGCGGCATAGTAACTTTATGCTTTTGGTAAGTAAGCTCATGATGAGGTTCACCTTATCAGGAGTACtgtcttttctcttcttttgttttttgtttttcaaatttcagcACTTGTTGCCATCATGTCAACATGCTGGCATGCACAAAAATCGAATACTGTCCCAACCAGAATTATTTGTGTTTCTAGTTTTTGTGAAGCGAAAAATGGAAAAGGAACCAGATCGAAAATGAAAATCAGTTGACATTGAAAACTTGAAATGTGAAATTCTGGTAGGGTAGATAGCATGTGAACTTGGATATGATCAGAGGTGGAGAGCCGATGGAGAGGGTTCCACGCCATTGAAGGGTTTCGTTTGTTCTTGACAGGAGATGGGGCCGGACATCATGATGAATTGAAATGGCCTCAGTTCATTTTACAGAGGTCGTACAATACTGTCACAATTAATAAGCATCATGCCCTTGTTTATTATCTGTCCCTGCTGCACCACGATCAATGTCAGTTTTTGAACGTGTGACACATATGCCTTTTGGGTTTGgtcatttgcatcaaaatatcGGTGAATTATGTATCAGTTATGCCGGCCATGATGTTTTTTTTAGACCGTCtaggaaaaagttaaaaacctgTCACAAAAGTTCTgaataatacaaattaattatCGATCAAAtgtgaatgcatgcatgcagccatatatctttgaaaataatcaGAAACACATGCATGGCTGGAAACTGCCCGCCTGCCTTGAGTATTTAAAACTCAATGAAATGATACACTACagatacataaatatatattcaattggTCTTTTAGTGTATATATTATCAATCTGAAGTCAACTTTACaggtcttttttcttttaattaaataatattttccaccGGCTTTTTGGTCAAGAAAATTCATCATTATTGGTGGACATGCAAAAAGACAACGTGACAACGATACTGATGTTGATCAACTATGAAGTACATTACGATCAATTGTTTTGCCATTCTTTAGTACAACGATCAATCCGGCATGGTACTAAGTGTAAACCAGGATTTTTTATATGCGAAGTACCCAAAACCCTAGATTCTACAATATAACTTGGCCAATTATAAATTTCTctacaaaaggaaaaataaagaacaactTTAAAAATCTCTTTGTATCCTGCTTCGGTTTTGTAATAGATCGATCCACCTTTATTGAAAACACTGCCGCAAGCTTCCGGACTCTATTGCattgttgttattgttgatcTGTTGTTTCTGCAGCTGATTTGCTCGTcttacaggaaaaaaaaaaaatatagtacaaGAACATGACGACGAAGAGAAAGACAGATAcccaaaaaatgaaagaaaaggagagACAGATCGATCTAGGGT
This is a stretch of genomic DNA from Carya illinoinensis cultivar Pawnee chromosome 15, C.illinoinensisPawnee_v1, whole genome shotgun sequence. It encodes these proteins:
- the LOC122296067 gene encoding extensin-like, with translation MGKMGSSMASLILAALIAIVSLSLPSETSAHNYPYPSPPPIYPHHPPPHPPHHPLPPHHPLPPHHPLPPHHPLPPHHPLPPHHPLPPHHPLPPHHPLPPHHPLPPLYPHPPHHPHPPHHPHPPHHPHPPHHPVPPYKYKSPPPPPYKYKSPPPPPYKYKSPPPPPYKYKSPPPPPYIYKSPPPPPYIYKSPPPPPPKPHPYHPPPYKYKSPPPPPYIYKSPPPPPYKYKSPPPPPYIYKSPPPPPPKPHPYHPPPYKYKSPPPPPYIYKSPPPPPYIYKSPPPPPPKPHHHHHHHHHHHHHLPPYIYKSPPPPPYKYKSPPPPPYIYKSPPPPPPKPHHHHHHPPPYKYKSPPPPPPAPKPHPHPYIYASPPPPYHY